From the Rhizomicrobium palustre genome, the window TCTTCGCGGCGGTGGAAGTTGTGTCGCAGAAGAGGATCGGCACATTGGCAATGGCCTTGGTCACACGGCTATAGAACACCGCGCCTTCGACATGAATGCCATAGAATGTGTCGGCGCCGCCGATCTCGTAATTGATGGCGCGTTCGGTTTCGAGCGCGGCATTGGAAATGGTGGTGCCGAATTTGGTCGAGAAACGATCGAACAGCGTGGGGAAGCGCGCCCGGTCGGAAATGGAGGCGTGCAGATTGCCGCCATCGGCAAGGGCATAGATCAGCTCGCCTTGCACATTCAGCGCGCTGCCATCATGGACGGGATAATGCGCAAAGCTGCCGGTCGCGCCCGCGGTGGTGGGATCGTTGTAATCTTCTGCCTTGAGGAGATGTCGATAATCATAAGAGAGCCCGGCGACCAGGGTCAGCTTTTCGGCGATGTTGAAACGGTTCTCGGCCGCGATAGACCAGGTATCTTCCACGCTGGTCTGCTTGGGCTCGGTGAAGGCGGGCTTATAGATGATCTGCCATTCGGTGTGGCTGTCGTGGCGGTAAAAGCCGGAGAGCTTGAAGGTATCGACACCGCCGAAGCTGTAGCCGGTTTCAAGATTGGCGCCATAGGCGTAATCCGAATAGAGGCTGCGGAAGGATTTCGGCAGGGTTTGCGCGGTGAAGCTCGCGTCGTCGTAAGAATAGAGCCCATTCAGGAATGAGCTATAGAACACCTTGCTTTTGACATAGGCGGCGTCGGAGAGCGCCGTGTTGGAGAGGAAATAGACGTTCTGGACATTCCAATAGGGCCAGGTCCAGTTCCTTTGCGAAGCGAGCGTGTCGGCGACGGAATAGGGCGCTTCCTTGCGTCCCCATTGACCGGTGTAGCTGATGGAATATTCATCGCTGGCATTGGGTGTGTAGCCTGCTTTGAGGTTCAGGCTGTAATTGCGGGAGGAGGAATTGTTGCGGTCGCCTTTGGCTTGCGTGGTGGTGCCCGAAAAATCATCCGACATGCGGAACTGATCGGTCTTGGTCAGCGTGCCCGAGGCCGAGACATAATAAAGGCTCTCGGCATGGCCCAAATAGACCGAGGCGTTGTAGCCATTATAACCCAGCTCATTACCAGCGGTGAGGCCGATGCGGGCGTCGGCTTCATATTCCTTGGTCGGCTTCCTGGTGACGAGGTTGATCGCCCCGCCCAGCGCGCCCGGGCCGGAGAGCACCGAGACATAGCCTTTCTCGACCTGTACCTGCGCCAGATTGGCGGTGGTGAAAAAGCCGATATCGAGGCGGTTATCCGCGGGCAGATAAACCCGGATGCCATCCACGAAAAGCGGCGTCTGGAAGCGATCGAAGCCGCGCACGAAGAAGAGCTGCTCGTTGCGCGTGCCGCCCGTGATGGAGGTGGAAACGCCCGGCACCATTTCCAGTGCCTTGTCGAGGGTCAGCGCATTGAAGGCGGTGAGTTGGTCGTTTTCGAGCTTGGTCTCGCCAATCGCCGGTGTGGAGGCGGCGCCGGTCACCGTCACCTGTTCGATGCGGCCGAGCGAAAACACGCCCTCTGATTGCCCCAAGGCTGGTGCGGCGATGGCCAGAAGCGCCAGCGCCGAAGATGACATTCCAAAACGACCCATACGCATAGTGCCCTCTTCTTCGCGGACCCGTTCCGCTGTGGTCGTCATGTAAAAACGACAACGGTATACAAACAAGACATACGCGGGGCGCAAGGGCAGGCTAGGGCTGCGCGCCTTGCCGCAGCCGTTCATTTTTCTGGGAGTGTTGCGGATTTTTGCGAAAGGCTTGGGCACAGGGCGCGCGCGAATGGCACGGTTTTAAGCGCGCGCGAACAGGGCCGCATCGGGAAGAGCAAAGACCTCGTCCGCGCCTTTATACCGGCGCCCGGCCAGACGGATTTCGGTGCGGCGGCCTTCCTTGGTTAGAAGCAAGGACCAATCGGCGATGGCTTCGACGCGGTCGGAAAAGTCCATGCTCTGGCGCAGCACCGAGCAGCCGGTGACACCCTCGATGCCTTGCGCGAAAAACGGCCCGCCTAGTACGCGGGCGTGATCGGCTTCGCCGCGCGCAATATCCAGCGTCTTCATCGCACAGAGGCCCGCGCGCAGCCCGAGGGCCAGCGCCACATTCATCGTATCCCAATGCAAGAGGCGCGAGGTTACATTCAGGCCATGGCGCGTAGGCCAATGCAGTGGCGTCTCGGCCATGGGGAAGGCGTCGTAGCGCGGCACGTATATCTTGATGTCGAGAACCGCCGTGCCATCGAAAGCATCGAGCCCCTTCACGATCAGCCGGTTTTTGTCGCGGCGGATCAGCTCTACCACGCAGGAGCCTATGCCCGAAGGCCGGGCGGGTGAGCGGCTGGTCCAGATGCCTTTGTGACAAGGTTCACCCGCGCGCGGCGGGGCGAGCGCCTGCATATCGGTCTGGGTGAGGCCTATCTCCTCGCGCCATTCGCTGCGGCGGTGCTGGTGGTAGAGCACATGCAGGTGGCTGAAATGTTCGAGCCCGATCAGCCCATCGGCCAATTCCGCACGGATCACGATGGCAGAAGTGGCGTCATAGCTCACCTGTTGGGTGAAATCCTGGAAGGCGGATTCCACCACGCCAATCGGGGTGATCGCGACCGGGGCATGTGCATCGAAGCCGGTCATGGGCTCAATGCTTCACGGCTTGCGCCAGAAGCGCGTTCAATTCGGCGTCCGTCAGATCGCGGTGATAGAAGAGCTTATAGAATTTCTTGGTTTCCGCGCGGATGTCTTCGTGGAAGAGATCGGGATAAAAGGTTTCCGCCAGCCATTTGATGCCGATGACGCGATTGACCGAAGGCGGGCGGTCGATCCAGTTGAAGGGAAATTGCGGCGCTTCATAGACGGCGCGATCCTTCACCGCCTTGACCTGTTTCCACATCGGATCGCTCCACACCGCGGTATAAAATGCGCCGGGGGAGTGCTCATGGTCATAGCCCGCGATGATGATCTCGGGGTTCCAGATGAAAATCTGCTCCATGGAGACCGGCACTTCACCAAAGCCGTGATCGGCTTGCACCTCGGCGACATTGCGTCCGCCCGCGAAGAGAATGGATTCGGAATGCGGGGAACCGCCGGGGTCGGTATTCAGCCCCTTGGCCCCTTCGGCGTAATAAACGCGACGGCGCTTATCTGCGGGAATTTTGGCGACGGTGGATTTCACTTTGGTCAGGGCCGCAGTGACATACTCGGCGAGTTCCTTCGCGCGGGCCTGACGCCCGGTGAGTTCGCCCAGCATGCGATAATTGTCGGCAATCTTCTCCAAAGACCAATCGCCGATGATCACCGGCAACCCGGTTTGCGCCTGCACGCGCTCCTCAACCGAGCTGTTGCCGCTTTGCCCGATGGAGACCATCACATCGGGATGTACCTTCATGATCTGTTCGAGATTGCCGGTGTTATTGCGCCCGAACCAGCCACCGAGCACGGGAAGGCTTTTCGCAGGCTCCACCAGCAGCGCCTTTTCGCCCGGCGTGGGCTCGTAGTTCCAGCCCACCAGCATGTCGGGCGCCAGGGTGTACATCATCACCTGACAGGTGGGGCTCATGCAGTAGACCTTTTTCACCGTGTCCGGGATGGTGAGCTTGCGGCCGGCCATATCGGTGAAGCTGCGCGCCTCGCAAGACGCCGCCAAAGTAGCAGCCAAGGTAAACGCGGCGAGAATTTTGCGCATGGCAATTATCCTTCTTGCAGCAAGGGCACGCAGACGGTCAGCCCGCCGTCCAGTGCGGCGAGTTTCAGGCTGGTGGAATAGGTTTCGCAGAGCAGCGCCTCGGTGAGCACCTCTTGCGGTTTTCCCAGCGCCATCAGCTTTCCTTGGCGCAGCAGCGCGACGCGGGAGGCGCAAAGAAAGGCCTGATCCGGTAAATGGGTAGTGATGAGCAGGCCCAGCCCGCGCTGCGTCAGCTCACGCACTTTCTTCAGCACCTTCACCTGATTGCCGAAATCGAGGTTGGAGGTCGGTTCATCCAGCACCAGGAACTGGCTCTCCTGCGCTACAGCGCGGGCGATGAGCACAAGCTGGCGCTCCCCGCCGGAGATTTCGGTATAGCGGGCGTGAGCGAGATAGGAGAGGCCGAGAGTCTCGATGGCGTGGTCGGCGATTTTTTCGTCAGCGCGCGAGGGCGTTCCGAAAAATCCCAGATGCGCGGTGCGGGCCGTCAGCACCACCTCACGCACGCTGAAGGGGAACGGCGGGGTATGGGCTTGCGGCACATAAGCGAGCGCGCGAGCGAGGCGGCGCTGCGGCCAATGGCTTACGTCTTCGCCATCAATAAAAATGCCACCGGATTTCTTCTGCAGCAGGCCCAGGATCGTCTTGAAAAGCGTGGTCTTGCCTGAGCCGTTCGGGCCGAGAAGATAAAGTGCCTCGCCAGAAGATACGCTGAGCGAAATGGGCTCGGTAATGCTTTTAGCCCCATAGCCGCAGACAAGGTTGCGCAGCTCCAGCTTCATGCCCAGCCTCGCTGGGAGCGCATCATGAGATAGAGAAAAAAGGGCGCGCCAATCAAAGCGGTGATGATGCCGAGCGGAATCTCATTGGCCATCAGAGAGCGGGCAAGATCATCGGTGAGAAGAAGATAAGAACCGCCTAGCAGCATGGATGCGGGTAGCAGCACGCGATAATCCGGCCCCACGATCATGCGGGCGAGATGCGGGATGACGAGGCCGACCCAGCCCACCATGCCCGCGATGGCGACGGAGGAGGCGGTCAGCAGCGTTGCGGCGAAGATGATGATCCAGCGCAGCCGCGTGGTTTCGGCGCCCAGTGCGCGCGCCTCCTCTTCGCCAAAGGCCAGCACATTCAAATGCCAGCGCAAGAGATAGAGTGGCACCAGCCCCAGTGCGATCGGCACCAACGCGAAAATCAGATCGGAAGGATTGATCGCCGACAAGCTGCCCATCAGCCACAGGGTGATGGCGGGGAGCTTGGAATAGGGATCGGCGGTGTATTTTGCGAGGGAGACCAGCGCGGTGAAGACGGAGCCTACCAGAATGCCCACCAAAACCAGCGTGAGGATGGGATCGCCCGCACGCTTCAGCCGCGAGGCCGCAAGGCAGGTGAGACCGACCGCGATGAGGCCGAAGGTGAAAGAGGAAAGCTGAATGGCGATGACACCCAGGCTCGCCAGAATAGCGGCAGCTGCACCAAAGCCCGCGCCTGCGGAGGCGCCGAGGATATCGGGCGAGACCATGGGGTTGCGGAATATACCTTGATAGGCCGCGCCCGCAGCCGAAAGTCCCGCGCCGATGAAAATGCCCGCCAGAATACGCGGCAAGCGAACTTGCAACAGTACTTGCCCGGCGAGGCCCGCGGCATCGGGATCAGTGATCAGCTCCCACCAGGTTTCGCCCGGCACCGTATAGCGCCCGAGGGAGAGAGAGCCCCAGGCGATGAGGATGAAACACGCCGCCAATACAAACAACGCGGTACGCTGTGCTTTCATCCTGCGCGCCGCGCAAGATGTGGTGCGGCTTCCAATGTCACCATACGGGCGCCGAAATCAAAGAGCTGATGCTGCCCGCCTTCTTGGAGTGTGCGCAGCACGGCATCTTCATCCTGCACCACCAGCCCGGCCAGCATGGAAACGCCATGCTCATAGAGAAGCGGGGTGAGCGGCGTGGAAGGGCCGGTGAGAACGATCTTGGCGCCCTGGGACAGCTGAAGCAGGCGGGGCAGGGTCTTGTTGATCAGCGTGACGGCGGTGATGACCACAATATCCTGACCGGGTAGGACATATTCGCATGCGGGATCAGGCAAATCTCCGGCCTGCGGCTTGCGTTCCAGAATGGTCAGGCTGCAGATCTCTTTCAGCGGTTCGAGATCGCGGAAATGCCCAACCACGGCGACGTTCTTGCCGCGAAACTCTTCCCGCAAATAATGAAAGCAGTTGGCACGGGGCAGCGTGCCGAGGGGCACGCCATGCGTGGCTTCCACAGCTTCTGGGTTGTTCAGCGCCGCGTTGATGGCAGCAAGGCCGAGGGCGGCTTCATAGAAATTCCAGGATTTGATCAGCGCCGCGACATCGCGCAGAGGTCTGCCGGTATAGCTTCCCGCCTCAGCGAAGAGTGGCGGGCCATCGCTGGGCGTCATGGCAACCCCAACGCCACCATGGCTGGAGCGCACGCCCATCCAATGCAGGCCACAGACACAAGCGGTGGCTTTGGCATTGCCCGGCAAGGCCTCGATCAAGGCATCATATATGTCCCAATTGCTGGCAGCCATGGCACCCCTCTTTAGAGGCGTCTTTTAACAGAGATATTGTCTCGTGTGAACGACAGTACGGGAGGGGCGCGGTTCAGCGGCAGCGCATTCTGGGCTTGGTGACCGTAAGTCGCATGCGGAAAAGGCGTTGTTGCATCTTTCCGCGCCAAGACGGTTATCGCGTGGGCACTGCTTCGGCTTTCCCGCGACAGCGGTCATGTTAGGCTGAGCCCTCTCGAAAGCGGGGCCAGGGCGATGCCGTTTCAGCTTAATCCCATCGGTGTGATCCATTCCCCGCATGAACACGCCGCGGGAACGCCGATCCAACCCAGTTGGGCGGAAGGTGCTGAAGGCTATGTGGAGATCGATCCCGCTTTAGCGCTGGGCCTGCGCGATCTGGAAGGCATGGAGCGCATCTGGCTGATCTATTGGTTCGACCGCGCGGGGCCTGCATCGCTGGAGGTCGTGCCTTTTATGGATGACAAATCGCACGGCATCTTTGCGACCCGCGCGCCGACGCGGCCTAACCCGATTGGCATGTCCTCTGTGCGGCTGCTCGGCATCGAGGGTGCGCGGCTGCGCGTCAGCGGGCTTGATATGCTCGATGGTACGCCGCTCCTCGATATCAAACCCTATCTTCCCAGTGCCGATGTTTTCGCAGTGCAGGGTCTGGGCTGGTATGCGCAAGCGCACGGCAGCGGCAAGGCGGATGGAAGGTTTGAGAAATAGAGTGCCTGATGCGCGCGGACACTGGTTCGCCGTACCAAACACATCAATGGGTTAGGAGCCGGGGTGTAAAACTGGAGGGACGGTGGAAGGCCGTGAACTCAAGATCGACGGCGTCTCGCGCGCGCAGGTGAAGGGACGCCGTGGAGTTCTTCTCGCTTGTGTTCTAGCCACACAAGCCTGTCAAACGCCTCCTGTCTCATGGCTGAATTCAGGCCACCGAGGGTGTACCGCCAGTCAGCGTAGCTGATAAGTGCGTTCAGCTCATTAAGCGATAAACTGTTCAGCCTTCGATCATATCGCCAAACAGAAGGAGATCATGATCATGGGCGACCTGGGAGAGTATGAGCTTCACTGCAGGTCTGGCGACGCATCGCTCGGCATTTTTCTTGAAGAGGAAGGGAATGGATCACGGACATAGCTTGCCGTGCACGCCCATGCGGTCCCCACCCGACACCCAGGGCCGGGGTACTACATCATCTTGGACACACCAACCAAGGACGTAACGTGCGTTACCCGGCTTTCTCCTATGCGAATTGGAATTGCGCTTCACCGGATAGGTCTTTTCCGGTGGTTCCGCCTTGATCTTCTTCTAGGCTTTCTTCGTGGCACTCATCTGCATCACCGCACCAAGACGCCTTATCCCGGAATTCTTCATCATCACCCATTGGCTTTGTCAAAAGCCGATGCGAGACACACGGCACATGAAAGCGAACCCGATGAAGCGATCGATCTGCTAAACTGACAACCAAGGCCGTTTGATCCTCCCGGAAGATCTTGTTCAAGTGGTTCAAGCCAAGGGGGCGTATGGCGATCCTCTCGGGCGGATCAGCAGGGGACCGGGTTGAACTCTACCGACCAGACCACCGCCAAGGCAGGTATGTACGCGTCTATATATTTGAGACGATACTTCATCACCTCCTTACACTCCCCTCCGTCCCCTGCGCCATTCTACATCGCAAGCGCTGTTGGAATTCAGGAAACACACACCTTGCTTGACAAAATGAATCACTACTGACTTAATAGAGATAATATACACCGGATGCGCTGGTGTATTCGGCTGACATGTCCGGCATCACATGTTCGCGGCTTTTGACGGAAAGCAGCTTGCTCCGCGTAAACAACCGCTAAAGCGCACGGCGTCCGCACCGCTAAACGGGCTCGTGTATTCCGATGTAGGAGTGGACGATGTGTAGACAGACCAAGCGATAGCTGGCGAGGCGAGAGCCTCGTGTTCACCCAATTCCATACCATATCGCAGACGGCGGGCGCTATGCGCAGCCGGTGAGGGGATTTTATGTCTATACAATACCGTCGCGCGGCTGCGCGCGGCCTGCTCAATGCTGCCTTGTTGGCCGGAACGGCTCTGGCATCGCCAGTTCTTGCTGATGATGGGGATAAGCCGCGTTCCGGTGAGGGGCAAGTTGTGCTCGCGAGCGCCGATCTTGGCTATCAAGGAAGTGTGGAAAGCGTCTTGGTGACTGCACGCCATGTGCAAGAGGATGTCCAACACGTTCCAGTCGCGGTGGATGTGCTCAATTCGGTGCAAATCGAGAAGACCGGGCAGTTCACCATCAATCAGCTGCAAATAAGTGTTCCGTCACTCTATGCGGCCACCAGCAATGCCCGTAACGCGGCGGTCAATATTCGCGGATTAGGCAGCAACACGACGATCGCCAATGACGGCCTCGAAAATGGCGTCGGCTTTTACATCGACGGCGTGTATTACGGGCGCGTGGGGCTTTCGCAATTCGATCTTCTCGATCTTGAGCAGGTGGAAGTGCTGCATGGGCCGCAAGGAACGCTCTTCGGTAAGAATACGACTGCCGGTGCGCTGAATATCACGACGCGCAAGCCCACCACCACGCCGGAAGCCCAATTCGTATTGCAGGGCGGCGATTTCGGCTTTTATCAAGGCGCCGGCTCCGTATCCGGCGGTCTGCTCGATGACAAGCTCGCGGGGCGTCTCTCCTTCGGCTACACCTCCCGCGGCGGCTATGTCAAAAACATCACGCTGCATACCAACGTGCGCGATTACGTGAATAGCTCTGTGCGCGGCCAGCTTCTGGGAAATTTCACGGAAAACCTGGAACTCCGCTTTATTGCCGATTTTCAGCGGCAGGTCGCCCACACGGCCTCAACCGATGATGGGGTCGTCACGACCTATGACAATGGCGCACCTGTAGCGGATAACATCATCACCAAGGCGGCACGGTTCGGATATACGCTGCCCACCAACTCGGTATGGTCGCGCATTACCGATGTGAATTCCCCGGTCCAGGCCAACATGGAGCAATGGGGTGTTTCGCTCCAAGCCGATTGGAAAATCGCCGGCGGAACACTGACGTCGATCACAGCCTATCGCGCTTGGAATTGGTATCCCCTCAACGATAGTGATGGCACTCCCCTTTCCGCCATCACGCTGTCGCATATCGTTGACC encodes:
- a CDS encoding TonB-dependent receptor, encoding MRMGRFGMSSSALALLAIAAPALGQSEGVFSLGRIEQVTVTGAASTPAIGETKLENDQLTAFNALTLDKALEMVPGVSTSITGGTRNEQLFFVRGFDRFQTPLFVDGIRVYLPADNRLDIGFFTTANLAQVQVEKGYVSVLSGPGALGGAINLVTRKPTKEYEADARIGLTAGNELGYNGYNASVYLGHAESLYYVSASGTLTKTDQFRMSDDFSGTTTQAKGDRNNSSSRNYSLNLKAGYTPNASDEYSISYTGQWGRKEAPYSVADTLASQRNWTWPYWNVQNVYFLSNTALSDAAYVKSKVFYSSFLNGLYSYDDASFTAQTLPKSFRSLYSDYAYGANLETGYSFGGVDTFKLSGFYRHDSHTEWQIIYKPAFTEPKQTSVEDTWSIAAENRFNIAEKLTLVAGLSYDYRHLLKAEDYNDPTTAGATGSFAHYPVHDGSALNVQGELIYALADGGNLHASISDRARFPTLFDRFSTKFGTTISNAALETERAINYEIGGADTFYGIHVEGAVFYSRVTKAIANVPILFCDTTSTAAKKTCTSGGVAGVSTTTTQTQNVGAGDYTGFELSASGDITDTLFAGLSYGYVDRALNAQGPANPALTTGYHLTGMPNSNLFAYLAWTPVKDLTLRPSIQTDSNRWSTNTAGTLYYKTGSFFLTNFQAEYQFTDNLGLSLGVKNLFDVNYTVTYGYPSEGRNYFFNLRVKS
- the tsaA gene encoding tRNA (N6-threonylcarbamoyladenosine(37)-N6)-methyltransferase TrmO produces the protein MTGFDAHAPVAITPIGVVESAFQDFTQQVSYDATSAIVIRAELADGLIGLEHFSHLHVLYHQHRRSEWREEIGLTQTDMQALAPPRAGEPCHKGIWTSRSPARPSGIGSCVVELIRRDKNRLIVKGLDAFDGTAVLDIKIYVPRYDAFPMAETPLHWPTRHGLNVTSRLLHWDTMNVALALGLRAGLCAMKTLDIARGEADHARVLGGPFFAQGIEGVTGCSVLRQSMDFSDRVEAIADWSLLLTKEGRRTEIRLAGRRYKGADEVFALPDAALFARA
- a CDS encoding ABC transporter substrate-binding protein, yielding MRKILAAFTLAATLAASCEARSFTDMAGRKLTIPDTVKKVYCMSPTCQVMMYTLAPDMLVGWNYEPTPGEKALLVEPAKSLPVLGGWFGRNNTGNLEQIMKVHPDVMVSIGQSGNSSVEERVQAQTGLPVIIGDWSLEKIADNYRMLGELTGRQARAKELAEYVTAALTKVKSTVAKIPADKRRRVYYAEGAKGLNTDPGGSPHSESILFAGGRNVAEVQADHGFGEVPVSMEQIFIWNPEIIIAGYDHEHSPGAFYTAVWSDPMWKQVKAVKDRAVYEAPQFPFNWIDRPPSVNRVIGIKWLAETFYPDLFHEDIRAETKKFYKLFYHRDLTDAELNALLAQAVKH
- a CDS encoding ABC transporter ATP-binding protein, producing MKLELRNLVCGYGAKSITEPISLSVSSGEALYLLGPNGSGKTTLFKTILGLLQKKSGGIFIDGEDVSHWPQRRLARALAYVPQAHTPPFPFSVREVVLTARTAHLGFFGTPSRADEKIADHAIETLGLSYLAHARYTEISGGERQLVLIARAVAQESQFLVLDEPTSNLDFGNQVKVLKKVRELTQRGLGLLITTHLPDQAFLCASRVALLRQGKLMALGKPQEVLTEALLCETYSTSLKLAALDGGLTVCVPLLQEG
- a CDS encoding FecCD family ABC transporter permease; amino-acid sequence: MKAQRTALFVLAACFILIAWGSLSLGRYTVPGETWWELITDPDAAGLAGQVLLQVRLPRILAGIFIGAGLSAAGAAYQGIFRNPMVSPDILGASAGAGFGAAAAILASLGVIAIQLSSFTFGLIAVGLTCLAASRLKRAGDPILTLVLVGILVGSVFTALVSLAKYTADPYSKLPAITLWLMGSLSAINPSDLIFALVPIALGLVPLYLLRWHLNVLAFGEEEARALGAETTRLRWIIIFAATLLTASSVAIAGMVGWVGLVIPHLARMIVGPDYRVLLPASMLLGGSYLLLTDDLARSLMANEIPLGIITALIGAPFFLYLMMRSQRGWA
- a CDS encoding DUF364 domain-containing protein — protein: MAASNWDIYDALIEALPGNAKATACVCGLHWMGVRSSHGGVGVAMTPSDGPPLFAEAGSYTGRPLRDVAALIKSWNFYEAALGLAAINAALNNPEAVEATHGVPLGTLPRANCFHYLREEFRGKNVAVVGHFRDLEPLKEICSLTILERKPQAGDLPDPACEYVLPGQDIVVITAVTLINKTLPRLLQLSQGAKIVLTGPSTPLTPLLYEHGVSMLAGLVVQDEDAVLRTLQEGGQHQLFDFGARMVTLEAAPHLARRAG
- the tsaA gene encoding tRNA (N6-threonylcarbamoyladenosine(37)-N6)-methyltransferase TrmO; protein product: MPFQLNPIGVIHSPHEHAAGTPIQPSWAEGAEGYVEIDPALALGLRDLEGMERIWLIYWFDRAGPASLEVVPFMDDKSHGIFATRAPTRPNPIGMSSVRLLGIEGARLRVSGLDMLDGTPLLDIKPYLPSADVFAVQGLGWYAQAHGSGKADGRFEK